A region of Caldicoprobacter guelmensis DNA encodes the following proteins:
- a CDS encoding carbohydrate ABC transporter permease, with product MKYQGTKINPSRFDRSQIKFFIILTVLSVFMVLPILYIISTAFKPLDELFAYPPRFFVRRPTLDNFRKLSTVVMESGIPLSRYLLNSIVSSGLAVILSVFISAFAAYILSKKNFKSKRLLFEINTLALMFVPVAVRIPRYLIIEKLGLLDTFLVLVLPLIAMPVGVFLVKQFTDQVPNSLIEAATIDGANDFYILYRIVMPVIKPALVTVAILAFQISWNTAEPSSLYINDDSMRTFAFYLTAITTATGNTVEGRGIAAAASLILFIPNLLIFILMQSKVINTMAYSGIK from the coding sequence ATGAAGTATCAAGGTACAAAGATTAACCCATCTAGGTTTGATAGGAGCCAAATCAAATTTTTTATAATATTGACGGTGCTCTCTGTATTTATGGTATTGCCTATCTTGTATATAATATCCACGGCTTTCAAGCCTTTGGATGAGCTTTTTGCCTATCCTCCAAGGTTCTTTGTAAGGCGACCAACTTTAGATAATTTCAGGAAGCTTTCAACTGTGGTCATGGAGTCAGGCATACCTCTTTCCAGGTATCTCCTTAACAGCATAGTGTCATCGGGTTTAGCGGTAATTTTATCGGTTTTTATATCGGCATTTGCTGCATATATACTGTCCAAGAAAAACTTTAAGAGTAAAAGACTGTTGTTTGAGATCAATACGCTTGCCCTTATGTTTGTACCTGTGGCTGTTAGGATTCCACGGTATCTCATTATAGAAAAGTTAGGGTTGCTTGATACATTTTTAGTTCTGGTGTTGCCGCTTATTGCTATGCCGGTAGGCGTTTTCTTGGTAAAGCAGTTTACTGACCAGGTACCCAATTCATTGATAGAGGCGGCTACTATCGATGGAGCCAATGATTTTTATATCCTCTATAGAATAGTGATGCCTGTAATTAAGCCTGCGCTTGTTACTGTAGCCATATTAGCCTTCCAGATATCGTGGAATACTGCTGAACCATCATCGCTTTATATTAATGATGACAGCATGAGGACTTTTGCTTTTTATCTAACGGCAATTACGACCGCTACCGGTAATACCGTGGAAGGGAGAGGAATTGCAGCTGCAGCATCCCTTATATTGTTTATCCCCAATTTGCTGATATTTATTCTCATGCAAAGCAAGGTAATAAACACCATGGCATATTCAGGCATTAAGTAG
- a CDS encoding carbohydrate ABC transporter permease, which yields MELAFKKKEVSLEFEKLSTQKRYDRIAIYTMLVPYSTLFIMFIAVPVLIAIILSFTYFNTVQRPKFVGLENYIAILTQDEVFLKHVLPNTIKFSLIVGPCGYILQFLLAWILAQIPKWPRTFFALIFYSPSLTSGVAMSVIWRVIFAGDQFGYLNNLLLSLNIIEKPIQWLQNPDYLMNIMVIVALWGSMGIGFLAMLGGILNIDPELYEAAYIDGIKNRFQEIIYVTVPSMRPQMLFGAVMAIVNAFSSATIGVDLTGSNPTPQYAGQLMVNHIEDYGFLRYDMGYAAALSVLLLLLIYGFSKLANKMFASND from the coding sequence ATGGAGCTAGCGTTTAAGAAAAAAGAGGTAAGTCTGGAGTTTGAAAAGTTAAGCACTCAAAAAAGGTATGATAGAATAGCTATCTATACCATGTTGGTTCCTTATTCTACTTTGTTTATAATGTTTATTGCTGTGCCGGTATTGATAGCCATTATATTGTCTTTTACCTATTTTAATACGGTACAGAGGCCCAAATTTGTAGGGTTGGAAAACTACATTGCTATACTGACGCAAGATGAGGTATTTCTAAAACATGTTTTACCAAATACTATAAAATTTTCACTGATTGTTGGTCCTTGTGGGTATATACTCCAGTTTTTGTTGGCGTGGATTCTAGCTCAAATTCCAAAATGGCCCAGAACATTTTTTGCCTTGATATTCTACTCTCCTTCCCTCACTTCTGGGGTTGCGATGTCGGTAATATGGAGGGTCATATTCGCGGGCGATCAGTTTGGCTATCTGAATAATCTGTTGCTTAGTTTGAATATCATAGAAAAGCCTATACAGTGGTTACAAAATCCAGATTATTTAATGAATATAATGGTCATAGTGGCGTTGTGGGGCAGTATGGGTATAGGTTTTCTTGCCATGCTTGGAGGTATATTGAACATAGATCCTGAATTATATGAAGCGGCATATATAGATGGTATAAAAAACCGCTTTCAAGAAATCATCTATGTAACCGTGCCTTCCATGAGGCCACAGATGTTGTTTGGAGCAGTTATGGCTATAGTCAACGCTTTTAGCTCTGCTACAATTGGAGTTGACCTTACGGGTTCCAACCCCACACCTCAGTATGCCGGTCAACTCATGGTGAATCATATAGAGGATTATGGCTTCTTAAGGTATGATATGGGGTATGCAGCTGCATTGTCTGTGTTGCTATTGTTGCTGATCTATGGCTTTTCTAAGCTGGCTAATAAGATGTTTGCAAGTAATGATTGA